CATCATTCCTGTGTAGTGTGTAGTGCATTGTTTTGTCTCTGCATAGTAGCGATTTTAATTTGATAAGTGTAGACATAAGAGGCATGTGCAAATGCGCTATAGAATTCACACATCCAGCATGCCTCGCCACATCTCCTATTTTCCCTACACTAGCCGATGTGCCATCCTAGTACAGTCATTATGTACACCACGCCCTCATGTCATCTTGTGGAACTAAGGCTGGTTAAAGCAGAGAAGATGATTGGCGTGGCTGGCCCCTGGTTCAGCAGGGGCAGCACAGACTGCTATGGAACGGCGACGATTTACGTACCGAACGAGGGCGTTTAATAACAGCTCAGCGTCTTCTTCCACGCCGGAGTCCTTCCCACGGCAAAGGGATCCCACACCGGTGCCGCCGCTCCAGCCACAGCCCACAGGTTATGGTTTCCACAGCGCTGGAGTAGACACGACTGTGAGGCTAGGCTAGCGAGTGAGGCAATACATTAGCAACGCAATGGTTAGCAAATTTGGGGGCTATAAACAGGACAAGGCACCGAAACTTTCACCCGATCAGTCACATATATAAACCCCAACTGGTCACCTGTGATTGATAAAAAAAATTGATAAAGACCTGTGATTGATCATGGTATGATAGTTGCTATCCTACAAGGATGCAGCTCGCACAAGAAGCGTGTTTGGATTTACTAAGGAACTTCTCAGCGTCGCGACTTTGCCAGGAGTGACTGGCTTACAATGTGGAGCAACAAGAACTGCCAAGTGCTAAGCAATGAAGGGATAGACTGACGTTAATCAACAGAAACAAAGACTAAACAAGAAAATCTGTAGGGGTTTATCTGGGCAAAATTTGTCAGAAAACAGAGTCTAACAGGCTCGAAACTCTATCTGATCAGTGATTGCGCACGCTGCAGACGCTGGCTTTCCTTCAACTTCTCCTTTGGTGACAGTTTGTCGCCGATCAGTGTCACCTTCCAGCAATCAGCTTGGAGGACGAAAACTGATCCAGCTTTCGGTACAACTGTAGGTTTCAAAGTGAGTTTCTTAGAAAGCAATCCATCAGGTCTGCAGTAATTAATAGTTTAATACTAAAATTCATGACTACAAACAACATAGTATAACGGCAAGAACGAGCCTATGGGAAGAGCAGTTCCATTGAGCGAGTAAAATACAACGTTTTGAGCAAGAAGCTGAACAACCCTGTTCGCTTGTACTTCTGCCATGAAAAATTCAAGTGTGGACTTCACCAGAAAAACAAGTATGCGTTTCATCGCAGTCTCTTAGAGCATGAATCATATGGATGGAGAGTTACACTAAAATTATTTAGCACGATCAATGGGAAAAGGAAGTATCATATTAGCAGTAGAAAGGAAAATCCAACACAAGATTGCAACAGCCCTATATTCCCGAACAAAAAAAATAAGATTGTAGAAGACATGCTCTCAAGCAAACTATACATCACTTCATCCAAGCCTATTCAAAGTATTGCATTACGAAGTGGGATAGTAGGTACCTCGGAAGCGGTTGTCCTCTGATATAATTCCAAAAGTCTCTGCAGTGTCACGAATCATGATGCCACTTACACCTTCATATGAGGCTGCTTTGCATTGTGCCACTGCGAATGACCAAAAGAAAACACCAAAACAATGACAGGATCAATACAGGCAGTCTAATAACCCAGTATGCAACTATGCCAAGTATATGAATCACCTATTATAAGCGCCCCATGAAGATCTGCTGAAAGGAGGTTTTCCGATAATTGCTTTTTCCTATAAAGAAAACAGGGAACATCAATACCTCATACATTGTACTGAAAAGGCATAATAGAGGGTTAGCCCAAATCTGGGAAAGGTTAAACTGATTACATTTCTTGAATTTGATTgtccaaattttcaaatttattaatCTTTCAGAACTCTATTTAGTATAATTCTATACAACTACAGCTTAATTAAGCTATTTTTGAGGCAATCAGATGAATACCAACAATCTAGTCCCTACAGTCAATAAGTTTCGATACAATTATCATTTTTGGGTGAGCTCGGTCTTACTAACAGCATAAAGCCTGTGAGTTACTCTACTGTGAATAAAAACAAACTGATAATTAAAGAGTAGTACAGCTGTACAAATACACCAATTCAATATATCAGTAGTTGGATCCTTCAAAAGTAGACACCAATTACAAAAGATCTAAAAACAATTAAGTCGTATATTTAAAAATAAGAGACAAATAACAGCAAAAGATCCAAAGACCAAATGCCTTTTCTTTTACAAATTGCAGTCTTTACCTCATAATTCAACAGTTGTTGTGCACATTACCAGAGTTTACAAATGTTTGCACATTATACTAGATTACCAAAAAGTTCGGTTTTTACCAGGGCCTTAATTCTTATACTGACCCAATCTGTGAATTGACATCTCAGACCCAATCATGTGTGCCAGCATGCCACGTAAGTATGAGGTGACTTTACAAATATGGGTCCACCTATAGAGTGACCCAGTTTACTTGTTTTCTGATAAGACATAGAGAAACTAGCACACTGATCTAAAGACATGTAACTaacatttttttcgaaaaggaggcaaaagatttgcctcatatatTAATTAAGGAGAGAAGAGGTTTTACAAATATCCCACAAACACCACATGACAAGTACTCTCGCAATACAATTTTCCCTAGGTGTTTAGCCCCTGCGGTGGACCACAAATTGGCCTCGTTCAAGATGTTGGCGAGCAAGATTGGCGGTGGAGCACTCTTGTGATGGAAAACACACGCGTTTCTCTCATTCCATATAGTCCAGGAGACAAGCATGGTGAAGGAGGCCAAGGCCTTTCTATCGGGGTTGCTCGTGTCGGATCTCTTCGCCCAAGACAAACATGTAACCAACATTCACGGGGTTAATAACATCTCAAGCATGTTATTTATGACTAGTCCAGCCTACTTTGCCATCCTGTACGTATTTACGAGTCAAACAGTTCACATGTGTAGACAAAGGGACATGATCCTGAGTCCACATATTTGGCCACGTAGGTAAGGAGCATTATTTTTTAAACATAATAATCTGGTACTATGCACAAACATTTGCAAATCCTCCTAATTTGCACTACATGCGTTGAATTAAATGGTAAAAACAATGTATAAATTGCAAGCCTTTTTATCTTTCCTAGTAAAAGCAAATAGTGTGGAGATGTAAATGAGGCCTGAAAGTAACAGAAAGAAAAGACAGTGAGGGATCCATACGGAGTACTTTTTGTAAGCTCTCGCATATACTCTTTCCACATTTCATGCATTGGCTTATAGAGGTCAAACCTGCAAGAATAAGAATCACATGTAAAAACTGCATAAACTCCAAAGATACCCCATGTGGGGATTTTAGCAAGGATATAAATATTTCAGTCATATGAAAATGTGATGATAGGAGAAGAAAACTTATACTAAACCTGAACAAGGATTACCTGCGGAATGTATCATGTAAATCAAATGACCCACATTTCTTATGTTGCTTCAGTGACATGTGCCTTTTAGATCgcttcgagtggatcaacaaagATCGTGATTGTGCATCCACTAATATAGGACCCCTTTGAACATAGTTATCCAAAAGAATCCCTCTATCCAACTTTAACTTTTTCGATCCCTTGGAAATTTTCCCGGCTTCTCCACCTTTGTGAATTATATCATATATGACATTTTGAACTACGTCTGTGCTGTCGGGATCCTACACCAAAGTTCACCCAAAAAATATTAAAGGATATTTCAACCATATAAAGTTAAATTTGAGACCATAACACATACCATGGGTACTTACCGCATAGTCATCTTGGGACAAATTTTCATGAAGAGCAAATGAAATCTCAGAGTATATAGGGTTGATTTCTCCACCTAAAAGGTCAAAAAAGCTATCAGTTGATTTCAGGACAAAGTCACACGCACACACAGATATAGGTTTACCTGAGGAGGCAGAAGGCTTTTGTTGATGACTGGAGATTCCTTGAGCTGAgaagcagaagcagcagcagcagcagtataaGACAAATTGGGGACGTATATAAAATGTGCACTAATGAAATGGAGAATGGTGAGCAAAAATAAAAACCTCTAAATGTAGGCAGCTGGCCAGAAGTTCGAGGAGTGGATTCAGGAGTTTTTCCTTTCCTCTGTGCATCAAACTTGGGCTTGGGGGTACTCTCTTTGTTCTTCGGGCACTTGGGCTGTTCATCTTGCAGCTTCTTAGCTTTAGCTGCTGCATACCGTTGTTGAATAGCTTCTAAGGTCCGTTTCTTCTGATCAGAAATAGTTGACATTGATCCTACACCAGATCTGAGATTAAAGCAAGCTAAAAGCAGTGGTGGGGACAGGAACAAATCATAGGGTGTGCCACCTTAAAAAAATCGACATCACACGAGTAATACGAAATTGACCAAACGAGCAATATAAATAGTTTAATCATGTCTCACAGCAATAGAGTTCACTATATATGTTTGAAATTTGCAACTACCAACTAGCTCTGAAGACTGAACATTGAAGTAGTATTGAAAGTCTGAAAGAGTAGTTTCTAATCACACTAACGGACTAACCAGGGAGCCATGATTAAAGCAAACCCCGGGCGAATTTTTTTCGTCAACATGGAAAAACTTTGGCACTTATAACACCCCCAAAATATTCCATAACATTCCAGAAAAACATACAAAATAAAGCTCAATTTCTCAATAAATCTAGAATTTAACCCCCAGTGCTTAACAAtctaacaaaaaaagaaaaagaaaaacatgaCAAAACTACAAGTCATCTATACATGTGACAATCAGACAATGCATACACCAATTTCTATTTCCGCAAAATGAATCAATTCTAGTTCCAGCAACAGATTACACATACTCACATAACACTGTATTCCATTTTAATTTCAGTTCAAAATTTAAATCATCTATGCACTCTGACAATCAGACAATCCATACATCAATTCACCAAAGACAAAATTACCAGCGAGAGAGGGGCGCCGCGGCAGCAGTAGGCACCAGCAGGTCACAGTAGTGGCGGAGTCAGGATTGGCTGACGCCCCAGGCAAGAAACTAAGGGCTAAAAACTACCCAAAAAAATTTCAGTTTCAAGGCATACGAAAGTCAATCTGTGGGTCAAAATTGAGCTGTAACACTAAGTACTATCAGTTGTTCGAGTTGAAGGACCTGTTTCTGTGGTTGCTGTTGTTCGAACTTGAAAAGAAAAATTCAATGTCTTGTTTCTTTTACTCATCTTGTCTTCCTGTAACATTTTATAGAAACAAAATTACTAAATGTCTAAATAGGTTTTCACATCTAACAAACAGCGGCATCTATAGCAATGAAAATCATCATCAAACAGTGGCATCTAGCAATGAAAATCATCATCAAACAATGGCATCTAGAACACAAAACAGGGGCATCAAGGCATTAAGCATTACCTCTCTGCTCTGCTCTGTGTTGCGGCTCGGCTCCTGGCAAAAAAGCACCTCGCCGGACGCCAAGCAGAAGGGATCGAGCACCTCGCCTCGCCGGACAGAGCAGCAGCGGCACAACCTGACGCCCGCACGGCCGCAGAAGGGATCGAAGGGGCGGACAACggactggagggggggggggggggggctggataGGCGCGacggcaggtggcggcggcgggcggcgccggcagGCAGGGACGGCTGGCCGTCTAGGGTTCGTCCAAGTCGGGGGAAGAAATTCAGCGGCTGGttgttgtttttttttttgagacagcgGCTGGTTGGTTCGTCCAGTTCGTCCGTGCGCAGGCAGCGATGGCCTGGGCGCTGAGCAGTTGGGCCAGTTAGCCAGGCCTGCCTGGGCTTGGAAGTGGGCTGCACCCCAGGCCAAACCAATTATTTTTGACATATAGGCTGACAAATAATCCCACGCCCCAGGCCGCCCCAGGGctgccatggttcatccttcattgGTATGTCTCTATTATTCTCACGTCTCTATTATTCTCCTCCATAGCTGCACACATACCAATGAAGGATGAACCATTTTTTGTGCAGGGAGAGGCAGGAGGATGGACTGAATAAACCTTCCTCCTTCCAAAAACAGAAAGCCACACAACACATTAGCAAACATCCTTCCTTCCCTCTGCGAGGACCCAACTTCCTTCTGCAAATTGAAGATAAAAGCAGCAAGCTTGGACCTGCAGAGTCCCCGACAGCGTACATGGATGGAGAACCGGAGAGGCAGGGCTCGGCGAGCAGGGTCGGGGCATAGAGCGCGGCGGCCGCAGCCAGAGCCTCCACGTCCGTGTCGCCGTAAGCCGAGGCCGGATTCGACGCGCTGATTCTGACGCTGCTGCGCCTCccgcgcgtcctcctcctcctcccggccgTTGCCCGCGGCGGCGAGGAGAGTGTTGAGCAGCTCGTCGTGGTGGGCGGCGCGCGCTCGAGCCGGCCGGCGGGGCCCGAGAGCGCAGCGGTCTGGGCCTCGTCATCGGCGAACCGCGCGAGGGGGACTCGGACGGCGCGGGGAGGAGGGCGCGGCGGAGAGGACGCAAGCAGGCCGGGGTGCGGGGAGGACGGCGGCACGGCTCGGcggaggatggcgtggaggaggatGCCGGCCGGCGGCAGCGAGGCGGCGGATCCAGACGGGGGTGGGAGCTGTGTTTTGATTTTCGTTTTGTGTTTTTTTTCGCCCCTGACCAAGATGGCCGAATTTCGACCATTTCAAATATTTCGGTAATATCTCGGACGAAATTGCAGaaacaaaatttgaatttttggATAAAATTTGTCCAGAATTTAGCCGAATTTCGGCCGAAATTTGAGCAAAATCTGAATCAAATAGGGCATAATTATAGCAGCACAACAGTCCTTAATCTAAAGCAGCACAAGAAAATCAGAGCCGCGAGGCCAAATTGCTGAAGAAGCAAAACTGCATACATACTTCAAGGAGGAAGATATAAAAGCATCCAGAATTAAGATTTAATCAAGCGGCCGCCCACCATGCTGCTGCCGCTGCTCCATGCTCCTGCCTCCATTGAACTGGTCAGCTCGCGCTCCACCAGCTCCTTTGCCGCAGCCGTCGAGCACCATGCCTCAATCTTGGAGAAGCAACGCACATGTAGTGGATGGGGTGGAGGCGAGGAGACGTGGAGGAGGGCAGGAGGATAGTGAGCGCCTTGGCCAAAGAAGCCGCCATCGTGTGAGATGTGCCCTATGCGCAGCGGCGGCGCCACACACAGGAGGATCTAGAGGAAAGGGAGATTGTAGGGTTAGGGCGTGTGGGCTCGTGGTTTTGTCTCAGTCGAAGCCAAACAGAAACGCTCTAGGAGCTGGGCCGGGCCACAAATTCAAATTGGGCCAAAAATTTCGGCTAAAAGGGCCATGTACCGGGCCATGgcgagatggccgaaattcggccggaATTAGTTTTTTTCGGCCGAAAATCAAATCACAGGGTGGGAGACGCGGTCACTCGACTCGGGGATGGGTTTTTTTTTCGGTCAAGCGCGACATACGAAACGTTTTTTCCAACTTATTTATTGGACTATGGGTTCAATTACCAAAAACCACACGGACCTTTGTATAAAAACGCCACAacggtgaacccgacaaactcAACACGtgttttattattactagcaaaaatgcccatgcgttgcaacgggagaaaaaaatcctTTGCGCCTAGTACAGTAAACACAACTCATGACCTTCCAAAGGTCTATGCCCTCTAGTTGAAATTATACTCCTTCCCATCCTCATCAATAGTGGCCACAGTGTCCACCTGAAGGCAATGCGTTTTTCGAACGTGACCAATCCGAACACGGTGATCTCAGCCTCTACATGACACACCTGCAATTGAGACACGCCAGCGCAAAGGAGCGTTTATACTTTGAAAACTAATCCCGTCGAGTTGGCCATCAGGGACACTCTTCGTGAGCTACACCCTACACGTACCATTTAGGATGGTGATAATTTCTGATGTCATGAAGCCATCGGCTCCTCCATGAAATAAGTTGTCATATTTTTGTATTTCTTCTCAAGTCAGAATGCTTGAAAAAAAATGGTCGCAGTTTCTTTTTGCCAGAGCACATCCCACCGAGTAACCCTACACATAATTGTTGGTCGAGAAACTAACCAGCCCATTCAAGTATATTGATCCCCACCCTTTAATTACACATCTTGCATGGCAGCCCTCAATTGCCTTTAATGCTGATTCCTTCTTAAATCATGCATGGCAGCCCTCAATTCCCGTTTAACGCTGATTCCTTCTTAAACAATTCCGCAATCCCTCCTTCTATTATTATACATGCACCTCGTGGTCTCCATCTCCTTGTGTGCTTCTCCCTTTTCTTTGCcctccctccttcctttccctcccgACTTCTCTCTTTGTAGACACCGATTTAGGCCAATATATGTTGGGTCTTTCTTCCATTAATTCCTTCTTTGAAAGAATCCTTGATTCGAGGCTGCTTATTGTTTTGAGCTCACTAACATATTTAAACTGGTGGGATTTTATAAAGAAAAACGATATGGGATTATCTTGTGAACAGTTCGTGAGGTTAGGATTAGGAGTTCGATCGAGTAATTATTTTTACCGTATTATTGGGCCACGTCGCAATGGATGGATGGATAGACTGAGGCCCAAGACAGATCAACCTAGAAATTCTGCTAGACGGGCGAAGCCGATTAACATAAGAAAATTCGGCTGATTGTGATAGATAACCGGCGCTAGCTCAGCTGGTCCTTTCAGGGTGGTTTCTTGCGTGGAGTCTTGTGTTCGATCCCCGCTCGGATTTATTCCTTTTTTAGCTGGCCGATCGTATCCTTCATGGGCCGGCTCAGGTTTTTTTAGCTGGCCGATCGTATCCTTCATGGGCTGGCCCAGGTTTCGTGACAGGTTTTTTAGCGACGCTAGCGTGCGGCGCATCAAATTTTATTAGTACCATCTCGCATATACGTTTTAAATTTAAATTG
This DNA window, taken from Triticum aestivum cultivar Chinese Spring chromosome 1D, IWGSC CS RefSeq v2.1, whole genome shotgun sequence, encodes the following:
- the LOC123182345 gene encoding uncharacterized protein isoform X4 gives rise to the protein MSKRNKTLNFSFQVRTTATTETALSFLPGASANPDSATTVTCWCLLLPRRPSLAGSMSTISDQKKRTLEAIQQRYAAAKAKKLQDEQPKCPKNKESTPKPKFDAQRKGKTPESTPRTSGQLPTFRAQGISSHQQKPSASSGKPISVCACDFVLKSTDSFFDLLGGEINPIYSEISFALHENLSQDDYADPDSTDVVQNVIYDIIHKGGEAGKISKGSKKLKLDRGILLDNYVQRGPILVDAQSRSLLIHSKRSKRHMSLKQHKKCGSFDLHDTFRRFDLYKPMHEMWKEYMRELTKSTPKKQLSENLLSADLHGALIIVAQCKAASYEGVSGIMIRDTAETFGIISEDNRFRVVPKAGSVFVLQADCWKVTLIGDKLSPKEKLKESQRLQRAQSLIR
- the LOC123182345 gene encoding uncharacterized protein isoform X3, encoding MSTISDQKKRTLEAIQQRYAAAKAKKLQDEQPKCPKNKESTPKPKFDAQRKGKTPESTPRTSGQLPTFRAQGISSHQQKPSASSGKPISVCACDFVLKSTDSFFDLLGGEINPIYSEISFALHENLSQDDYADPDSTDVVQNVIYDIIHKGGEAGKISKGSKKLKLDRGILLDNYVQRGPILVDAQSRSLLIHSKRSKRHMSLKQHKKCGSFDLHDTFRRFDLYKPMHEMWKEYMRELTKSTPKKQLSENLLSADLHGALIIVAQCKAASYEGVSGIMIRDTAETFGIISEDNRFRDLMDCFLRNSL
- the LOC123182345 gene encoding ribonuclease P protein subunit p29 isoform X2 encodes the protein MSTISDQKKRTLEAIQQRYAAAKAKKLQDEQPKCPKNKESTPKPKFDAQRKGKTPESTPRTSGQLPTFRAQGISSHQQKPSASSGGEINPIYSEISFALHENLSQDDYADPDSTDVVQNVIYDIIHKGGEAGKISKGSKKLKLDRGILLDNYVQRGPILVDAQSRSLLIHSKRSKRHMSLKQHKKCGSFDLHDTFRRFDLYKPMHEMWKEYMRELTKSTPKKQLSENLLSADLHGALIIVAQCKAASYEGVSGIMIRDTAETFGIISEDNRFRVVPKAGSVFVLQADCWKVTLIGDKLSPKEKLKESQRLQRAQSLIR
- the LOC123182345 gene encoding uncharacterized protein isoform X5, coding for MSKRNKTLNFSFQVRTTATTETALSFLPGASANPDSATTVTCWCLLLPRRPSLAGSMSTISDQKKRTLEAIQQRYAAAKAKKLQDEQPKCPKNKESTPKPKFDAQRKGKTPESTPRTSGQLPTFRAQGISSHQQKPSASSGGEINPIYSEISFALHENLSQDDYADPDSTDVVQNVIYDIIHKGGEAGKISKGSKKLKLDRGILLDNYVQRGPILVDAQSRSLLIHSKRSKRHMSLKQHKKCGSFDLHDTFRRFDLYKPMHEMWKEYMRELTKSTPKKQLSENLLSADLHGALIIVAQCKAASYEGVSGIMIRDTAETFGIISEDNRFRVVPKAGSVFVLQADCWKVTLIGDKLSPKEKLKESQRLQRAQSLIR
- the LOC123182345 gene encoding uncharacterized protein isoform X1, which encodes MSTISDQKKRTLEAIQQRYAAAKAKKLQDEQPKCPKNKESTPKPKFDAQRKGKTPESTPRTSGQLPTFRAQGISSHQQKPSASSGKPISVCACDFVLKSTDSFFDLLGGEINPIYSEISFALHENLSQDDYADPDSTDVVQNVIYDIIHKGGEAGKISKGSKKLKLDRGILLDNYVQRGPILVDAQSRSLLIHSKRSKRHMSLKQHKKCGSFDLHDTFRRFDLYKPMHEMWKEYMRELTKSTPKKQLSENLLSADLHGALIIVAQCKAASYEGVSGIMIRDTAETFGIISEDNRFRVVPKAGSVFVLQADCWKVTLIGDKLSPKEKLKESQRLQRAQSLIR